In the genome of Ptychodera flava strain L36383 chromosome 13, AS_Pfla_20210202, whole genome shotgun sequence, one region contains:
- the LOC139147412 gene encoding ectonucleotide pyrophosphatase/phosphodiesterase family member 7-like, with translation MMLVSHRMTWCCLLVLLYSTDREQVDAAAKQKFMLVLIDGLRYDLFGADMPNLERVAREGVKANFTYSSYPTESIPAMYTIATGLYPESHGVVKNQAYNASTGVLYDYAKTCNISEWFDTGAEPIWVTAHFSGMTTGTYMYPGGSAEIKGVRPDRDVANIDWRWYNLGFKERIDGVITWLKEDDLHVTLLYYGRLDSVLHEYGINSSEAEHMLQEVDEGVGYLLEELEEYGFLENINIIFTSDHGHTQVTEGIRIWNYISEVDVAFYVTENAPFGVLQPAQGKVDEVYQKLKNAHPKLKVYKKDEIPDHYHYKNNERILDILLEAEPPWFVIMSPSSNTTPITAHGYDFLYWEMKSIFYGYGPRFKANYERGPFESVNIYPLMCQLLGLKPAVNNGSLDNVKDFLVDDISGCQAIMTRHLLVAIVMNLVITLQMGFV, from the exons GTAGACGCCGCTGCTAAACAGAAGTTCATGTTGGTGTTGATCGATGGACTGCGGTACGACCTCTTCGGAGCGGATATGCCGAACTTGGAGAGAGTCGCCAGAGAGGGCGTCAAAGCTAACTTTACGTACTCGTCATACCCGACCGAGTCGATACCAGCAATGTACACAATAGCAACAG GTCTTTATCCGGAGAGTCATGGAGTGGTCAAAAATCAGGCCTACAACGCAAGCACCGGCGTGCTGTACGACTATGCGAAAACCTGCAACATTTCAGAATGGTTCGACACCGGCGCAGAACCAATCTGGGTGACGGCGCACTTCAGTGGCATGACGACTGGCACCTACATGTACCCAGGGGGATCAGCTGAAATCAAGGGTGTCCGACCCGATAGAGACGTTGCGAACATCGACTGGAGATGGTACAACCTTGGATTTAAAGAACGAATCGATGGCGTCATCACTTGGTTGAAGGAAGACGATCTGCACGTTACACTTCTCTATTATGGAAGACTGGACTCAGTTCTCCATGAATACGGGATTAACTCTTCAGAAGCAGAGCACATGCTGCAAGAAGTTGATGAAGGAGTTGGCTACCTTCTTGAAGAGCTGGAAGAGTATGGATTCTtggaaaatatcaatatcatttTCACCAGTGACCATGGTCATACACAAGTCACTGAGGGGATACGTATTTGGAACTATATCTCCGAGGTGGATGTTGCTTTCTACGTGACCGAAAACGCTCCATTCGGAGTGCTACAGCCAGCACAAGGAAAGGTCGATGAG gTTTACCAGAAACTGAAAAATGCTCACCCTAAACTAAAAGTATACAAGAAAGATGAAATACCGGACCATTACCACTACAAGAATAATGAACGCATCCTGGACATACTTCTTGAAGCAGAACCACCGTGGTTTGTCATCATG TCACCTTCCTCCAATACCACACCAATCACTGCGCATGGATATGACTTCCTATATTGGGAAATGAAGTCAATATTTTACGGATACGGTCCACGATTTAAAGCCAATTATGAGAGAGGACCTTTCGAATCG GTCAACATATATCCTTTGATGTGTCAGTTACTTGGTCTGAAGCCAGCTGTTAACAACGGTTCCCTTGACAATGTCAAGGATTTCCTGGTGGACGACATTTCTGGTTGCCAAGCGATAATGACAAGACACCTCTTAGTGGCCATAGTAATGAATTTGGTGATAACGTTACAGATGGGTTTCGTCTAA
- the LOC139147411 gene encoding ectonucleotide pyrophosphatase/phosphodiesterase family member 7-like, producing the protein MSTWTELERGTVLVFIYLINCRQMSNAENSQKLMLVLIDGLRYDLYGADMPNLARIAREGVRAKLTYPVYPTETMPSMYSIATGLYTESHGVVRNNYFNVNTGEIYSFTKTCNTSEWLDTGAEPIWVTAHFSGMTTGTYMYPGGTVEIKGVRPDRDVANTEWRWYNLSFQERIDDVIAWLREDDLDVILLYFGHLDIVLHETGRDSRGTKSKLLEVDTGIGYLLEQLEKYNFLDNMNIIFTSDHGHSIASGTIRIWDFISENDVAFYLPGNDPIGVLQPKNGRINKVYQKLKNAHPKLKVYKKNEIPHHYHYKNNDRVLDILLEAEPPWTLIMSNSSNATYFEVHGYDPSYWKMQSIFYAYGPRFKVGYERGPFDSVDIYPLMCELLGLVPAPCNGSLHNVKDLLIDNSHWWDRITPTRLLVAIVVMTTISVLIRLNTM; encoded by the exons ATGTCAACGTGGACGGAGCTGGAGCGGGGTACAGTGCTGGTGTTCATATACTTAATTAATTGTAGACAAATG TCAAATGCGGAAAATTCTCAAAAGCTCATGCTGGTCTTGATCGACGGCTTGAGATACGATCTCTACGGAGCTGACATGCCAAACCTGGCGAGAATCGCCAGAGAGGGCGTCAGGGCAAAGCTGACATACCCAGTATACCCAACCGAGACGATGCCATCCATGTACTCCATAGCAACAG GCCTGTACACTGAGAGTCACGGAGTGGTCAGAAACAATTACTTCAACGTAAACACCGGTGAAATATACAGCTTCACTAAAACCTGCAACACTTCAGAATGGCTCGACACCGGCGCTGAACCAATCTGGGTGACGGCGCACTTCAGTGGTATGACGACTGGCACCTACATGTACCCAGGTGGCACGGTAGAAATCAAGGGCGTCCGACCTGACAGGGACGTCGCCAACACCGAGTGGAGATGGTACAATCTAAGTTTCCAAGAAAGAATTGACGATGTAATCGCCTGGTTGCGCGAAGATGACTTAGACGTCATCCTGTTATATTTCGGTCACTTAGATATTGTCCTCCATGAAACTGGGAGGGATTCCAGAGGCACGAAATCAAAATTACTAGAAGTTGACACAGGGATTGGGTACCTCCTTGAGCAGCTGGAAAAGTACAACTTCCTTGACAACATGAATATTATATTTACTAGTGATCACGGCCATTCGATTGCTTCAGGGACAATCAGAATTTGGGACTTTATATCAGAGAACGATGTAGCTTTCTATCTGCCAGGCAATGACCCTATCGGAGTGTTGCAACCAAAGAATGGAAGAATTAATAAG GTTTaccaaaaactgaaaaatgctCACCCAAAGCTTAAAGTGTACAAGAAAAACGAAATACCTCACCACTATCACTACAAAAACAATGATCGTGTGTTAGATATACTACTCGAGGCTGAGCCACCTTGGACTCTAATTATG tcgaATTCGTCAAACGCAACATACTTTGAAGTGCATGGATATGACCCCTCATACTGGAAAATGCAATCCATATTCTACGCGTACGGGCCACGATTCAAAGTCGGGTACGAAAGGGGACCTTTCGATTCG GTTGACATTTACCCGCTGATGTGCGAGTTATTGGGACTGGTCCCCGCACCTTGTAATGGTTCTCTTCACAACGTTAA